The Dendropsophus ebraccatus isolate aDenEbr1 chromosome 3, aDenEbr1.pat, whole genome shotgun sequence genome includes a region encoding these proteins:
- the LOC138786726 gene encoding zinc finger protein 84-like isoform X1, whose translation MEEWEYVEGHKDQYKDVMLEDQQPLPAAVRSSKRTAPERCPRPLLPQDQDQEEDGNKINAPETDDSSDEQYKEDISTGKDHNSNIDTDIREEEETDDSSDEQYKEDITKGKNLNYVNAADIMVKEEEEETDVSSDEQYKEDITTGNRPDDYSRSSDRNLVSSESDDITQEHSITGDIPSPSARHSTDLSSDAFKVPSSDPSQTVKQNKSHRRDVKHQGETAYSCSECEKCFTVKSQLVTHQRLHTGDKPFPCPECGKCFSRKTHLAEHRRIHTGEKPYSCSECGKCFSRKPDLADHEKTHTGEKPFRCSECQRCFLRKAHLVCHQKVHTGVKPFSCSECEKSFAMKKHLLAHERTHTGVKPFPCPECGKCFTQKSCLVDHQKTHTGEKPFSCSECGKCFTLKSTLVEHMRIHTGEKPFSCPECGQRLARKSDIFVHQRIHKGEKPFSCLECGRCFIWKSKLIEHQRTHTGEKPFSCQECGKGFFWKSKLTEHQRSHTGEKPFSCQECGKCFSFKFRLVEHQRNHTGENAYSCAECKKSFAFKSYLVEHRKTHIVEKPFSCSECGKRFAVRSYLVEHQRTHTGEKPFPCPECGKCFAQTSHVAEHQKTHTGEKPFSCPECGKCFTQKANLIRHEKTHKGEKPF comes from the exons atggaggagtgggagtatgtagaaggacacaaggatcagtacaaggatgtgatgctggaggatcagcagcccctcccagcagcag tcagatccagtaagagaacagcaccagagagatgtccccgtcctcttctcccacaggatcaggatcag gaggaagatgggaacaaaattaatgctccagagacagatgacagcagtgatgagcagtataaggaggacatcagtACAGGAAAGGATCATAACTCTAATATTGATACAGACATaagggaagaagaagagacagatgacagcagtgatgagcagtataaggaggacatcactaaaGGGAAGAATCTGAATTATGTTAATGCTGCAGACATAATGgtaaaagaagaggaagaagagacagatgtgagcagtgatgagcagtataaggaggacatcactacaggtaaccgcccag ATGACTACAGCAGGAGCTCAGATAGAAATCTGGTATCTTCTGAGTCAGATGATATCACACAGGAGCATTCTATTACCGGAGATATACCCTCCCCCTCAGCCCGTCACAGCACAGATCTCTCATCTGATGCTTTTAAAGTCCCATCTTCTGATCCATCACAGACTGTAAAGCAAAATAAAAGTCACAGAAGGGATGTTAAACATCAGGGGGAGACagcatattcatgttcagaatgtgagaaatgttttactgtgaaatcacAGCTTGTCACACATCAGAGACTTCACACAGGGGACAAGCCGTTTCCATGCCcagaatgtggaaagtgtttCTCGAGGAAAACACATCTTGCTGAACACCGCAGAAttcacacgggagagaagccctattcatgttcagaatgtgggaagtgtttctcAAGGAAACCAGATCTTGCGGACCATgagaaaactcacacaggggagaagccgtttcgGTGCTCAGAATGTCAGAGGTGTTTCTTAAGGAAAGCACATCTTGTTTGTCATCAGAAAGTTCATACCGGGgttaagccattttcatgctcagaatgcgAGAAATCTTTTGCCATGAAAAAACATCTTCTtgcacatgaaagaactcatacaggggtGAAGCCGTttccatgtccagaatgtgggaaatgttttactcagaaatcgtGTCTTGTTGatcatcaaaaaactcacacaggggagaagccattttcatgttcagaatgtgggaaatgctttacctTGAAATCGACCCTCGTCGAACATATGAGaatccacacaggggagaagccgttttcatgcccagaatgtggaCAACGTTTAGCTCGGAAATCTGATATTTTtgtacatcagagaattcacaaaggagaaaagccattttcttgtttagaatgtgggagatgttttatTTGGAAATCAAAACTTATTGAACACCAGAGAactcacactggagagaagccgttttcatgccaagaatgtgggaaaggtttttTTTGGAAATCAAAACTTACTGAAcatcagagaagtcacacaggggagaagccattttcatgccaagaatgtggtaaatgtttttctttcaaattcagaCTTGTTGAACACCAGCGAAATCACACAGGGGAAAACGCCTATTCGTGCGCAGAATGTAAGAAGAGCTTTGCTTTTAAATCTTATCTCGTTGAGCATCGAAAGACTCACATTGTTGAAAAGCCATTCTCGTGTTCAGAATGCGGGAAGCGTTTTGCTGTAAGATCATATCTAGttgaacatcagagaactcacacgggggagaagccatttccgtgccctgaatgtgggaaatgttttgctcagaCTTCTCATGTCGCCgaacatcaaaaaactcacacgggggagaagccattttcctgtccagaatgtgggaaatgttttactcagaaagcaAATCTTATCAGACATGAGAAAACCCAtaagggagagaagccattttaa